Proteins encoded in a region of the Homo sapiens chromosome 20, GRCh38.p14 Primary Assembly genome:
- the STMN3 gene encoding stathmin-3 isoform 2 precursor (isoform 2 precursor is encoded by transcript variant 2), protein MKELSVLSLICSCFYTQPHPNTVYQYGDMEVKQLDKRASGQSFEVILKSPSDLSPESPMLSSPPKKKDTSLEELQKRLEAAEERRKTQEAQVLKQLAERREHEREVLHKALEENNNFSRQAEEKLNYKMELSKEIREAHLAALRERLREKELHAAEVRRNKEQREEMSG, encoded by the exons ATGAAGGAGCTGTCGGTGCTGTCGCTCATCTGCTCCTGCTTCTACACACAGCCGCACCCCAATACCGTCTACCAGTACGGGG ACATGGAGGTGAAGCAGCTGGACAAGCGGGCCTCAGGCCAGAGCTTCGAGGTCATCCTCAAGTCCCCTTCTGACCTGTCCCCAGAGAGCCCTATGCTCTCCTCCCCACCCAAGAAGAAGGACACCTCCCTGGAGGAGCTGCAAAAGCGGCTGGAGGCAGCCGAGGAGCGGAGGAAG ACGCAGGAGGCGCAGGTGCTGAAGCAGCTGGCGGAGCGGCGCGAGCACGAGCGCGAGGTGCTGCACAAGGCGCTGGAGGAGAATAACAACTTCAGCCGCCAGGCGGAGGAGAAGCTCAACTACAAGATGGAGCTCAGCAAGGAGATCCGCGAGGCACACCTGGCCGCACTGCGCGAGCGGCTGCGCGAGAAG GAGCTGCACGCGGCCGAGGTGCGCAGGAACAAGGAGCAGCGAGAAGAGATGTCGGGCTAA
- the STMN3 gene encoding stathmin-3 isoform 1 (isoform 1 is encoded by transcript variant 1) encodes MASTISAYKEKMKELSVLSLICSCFYTQPHPNTVYQYGDMEVKQLDKRASGQSFEVILKSPSDLSPESPMLSSPPKKKDTSLEELQKRLEAAEERRKTQEAQVLKQLAERREHEREVLHKALEENNNFSRQAEEKLNYKMELSKEIREAHLAALRERLREKELHAAEVRRNKEQREEMSG; translated from the exons CCTACAAGGAGAAGATGAAGGAGCTGTCGGTGCTGTCGCTCATCTGCTCCTGCTTCTACACACAGCCGCACCCCAATACCGTCTACCAGTACGGGG ACATGGAGGTGAAGCAGCTGGACAAGCGGGCCTCAGGCCAGAGCTTCGAGGTCATCCTCAAGTCCCCTTCTGACCTGTCCCCAGAGAGCCCTATGCTCTCCTCCCCACCCAAGAAGAAGGACACCTCCCTGGAGGAGCTGCAAAAGCGGCTGGAGGCAGCCGAGGAGCGGAGGAAG ACGCAGGAGGCGCAGGTGCTGAAGCAGCTGGCGGAGCGGCGCGAGCACGAGCGCGAGGTGCTGCACAAGGCGCTGGAGGAGAATAACAACTTCAGCCGCCAGGCGGAGGAGAAGCTCAACTACAAGATGGAGCTCAGCAAGGAGATCCGCGAGGCACACCTGGCCGCACTGCGCGAGCGGCTGCGCGAGAAG GAGCTGCACGCGGCCGAGGTGCGCAGGAACAAGGAGCAGCGAGAAGAGATGTCGGGCTAA